In the genome of Eriocheir sinensis breed Jianghai 21 unplaced genomic scaffold, ASM2467909v1 Scaffold21, whole genome shotgun sequence, one region contains:
- the LOC126990833 gene encoding uncharacterized protein LOC126990833, whose amino-acid sequence MVEVINIVVKQIDQVNQFLLLDQALHVLENVISSVATANQQVISNMVDAAHGRVTPALFPLHDLRTTVQIGYQNYSLTPLFTPDMSQYFYPLIESSLTPDAIIIHVPFQTADVFEAHEIVPFPFSAKDSVLALDTSPSLVLIAKDFALYSTGSYSLLQYCKETVFGRFYCSASLFAFLPVRGGVCEIALTRVNASDALSLCPYKQLTPTPVFHKNFQGLHYFYFPQSFYVSVICPEGTTYQRVTGHYAIAEACYIRSTNITMYPSQIRLVFTANISHRVFPLRSLDDIHFSSISYVTNSLNSLSFANKTEFAGALEETLPDYLHLPYLYPGFFVPMFLMFVSLVVMCYLIRRNSVLHDYLVVQTRRLDAGRPLAR is encoded by the coding sequence atggtagaggttatcaacatagttgtcaaacagatcgaccaggtgaatcagtttctcctcctagatcaggccttgcatgtattggaaaacgtcattagctccgtcgcaacggcaaatcagcaggttattagcaacatggttgatgcagcgcacggtagagtcacacctgccttgttccctctacacgatttgagaacgactgtccagatcgggtatcaaaattatagcctgacgcctttattcaccccggacatgagtcaatatttttaccccttgattgagtccagcctcacccctgatgccataatcattcatgttccctttcagacggcggacgtgtttgaggcacacgaaattgtcccgttccctttttcggcaaaggacagtgtgttggccctggacacgtccccgtctcttgttctaatcgcgaaggatttcgctctgtattcaacaggtagctactcactcttgcagtattgcaaggagacggtcttcgggcgattctattgctctgcgtctctctttgccttccttccagttcggggaggggtatgcgagatcgccctcacccgcgtgaacgcgtctgacgctctttccctgtgcccttacaagcagctaacaccaacgcctgttttccataagaactttcagggtctgcattatttttatttccctcagtccttctatgtatcggtcatctgcccggagggtaccacttatcaacgggttactggtcactatgccatagcggaagcatgctatatccgctccactaacataacaatgTACCCGTCCcagattcgtctggttttcacggccaatatttcccatcgagtgtttcctctacggtctctcgatgacattcatttctccagcatttcgtatgtgactaattcccttaattcattgtctttcgcgaacaaaacagagtttgcgggagccctggaggaaacgctgcctgattatttgcatctcccctacctgtaccctggattttttgtaccaatgtttctgatgttcgtcagtctcgtcgtcatgtgctaccttattaggagaaactctgtcctgcacgattatttggttgtgcagacacggcgactggatgccgggaggccactggcaaggtag